A window of the Plasmodium vivax chromosome 12, whole genome shotgun sequence genome harbors these coding sequences:
- a CDS encoding hypothetical protein, conserved (encoded by transcript PVX_118030A), with protein sequence MVARKGGAKAISKKLTTKNVTKSTKEKPARRKAAAPRKPILKPKKLINKKEKVTKTKKEKPSVTKKVKKPVPKKIIKKKK encoded by the exons ATGGTTGCAAGAAAGGGAGGCGCAAAGGCAATTTCTAAAAAGCTAACAACTAAAAATGTGACGAAATCCACTAAGGAAAAACCTGCAAGGAGAAAGGCAGCCGCGCCAAGGAAACCAATTCTgaaaccaaaaaaatt AATTaataagaaggaaaaagtcACCAAgacgaaaaaagaaaagccaTCCGtcacaaaaaaggtgaagaaacccgttccaaaaaaaatcataaaaaagaagaagtaa